The Burkholderia mayonis DNA window GACAAGCCCGCCGATCTGATCGTCACGCCGGAGACGGCGATCGCGGTGCTGATCCAGGAGCTGCCCGAGCCGTTCGCGCGCGCGGTGCGCAATTTCAGCGACACGACCGACACGGCGGTGCTGTTCGGCGCGGTCGGCGGCACGGTGACGGCCGATGGCCGGATCGTCGATTACACGAACAGCCTGTACGGCGTGACGCCGCATTCGCGCGACATCTACCGCTACGACAAGCATCATCTGGTGCCGTTCGGCGAGTTCATCCCGTGGGGCTTTCGCTGGTTCGTCGACCTGATGAAGATGCCGCTCGGCGATTTCGCGCGCGGCGCGCCGGTCCAGCAGCCGTTCATCGTGCGCAACCAGCCGGTGATGGCCGACATCTGCTACGAAGACATTTTCGGCGAACAGATCGCGGCGACGATCCGCGACAATCCGGTGTCGCCCGGCGTGCTCGTCAACGTGACGAACCTCGCGTGGTTCGGCGACACGATCGCGCTCGACCAGCACCTGCAGATCGCGCGGATGCGCTCGCTCGAGACGGGCCGGCCGATGCTGCGCGCGACGAACACAGGAATGACGGCCGCGATCGACGCGCAGGGGCGCGTGCTCGGCCAGCTGAAGCCGTACACGATCGGCTCGCTCGACGTGCGGATCGAAGGCACCGCCGGCCGCACGCCGTACGTGACGAGCGGCAATGCGACGGTGCTCGCGCTGTCGCTGCTGCTGCTCGCGTTCGGCTTCGCGTTCGGGCCGGGGCTGCGCCGGCGCGGCTGACGCCGCCGGTGTGGGCGCGCAGCCATCGTCGGCCGCCCGCGCAGACGGCCGGCCTGCTTTCCCGCATCAGCGCGCGCGCTGCGCCCATTCGCACAGATCGCGCGCCGCCTCCTCCATCACCGGCTCCCAGCGCGCGAACGCGCGCTGACGATACAGCGTCGCAGTCGGATACCACGGACTGTCGCGCCGCTCGAGCTGCCACACCCAGTGCGGATTGACGTCGAGCAGCACCCACGTCGGCCGCCCGAGCGCGCCGCTCAGATGCGCGACCGACGTGCAGACGCTCACGACCAGATCGAGCGCGCCGACGTAGGCCGCCGTGTCGTCGAACGTACTCAGCTCGGCGGTTTCGTCGACGATCGGAAAGCCCGCCGCGCGCGCCGCCTCGACATCCGCCGCCGCGCCCGGCTGCAGCGAATGAAACGTCACGCCGCCGATCCCGCCGAACGCGGCGGCATACCGGTCGAGGCCGACGCGCCGGAACGGATTGCGCTGATGCGTGAGGCTGCCCGTCCACGCGAGCCCCACGCGCAGCGGCGCTGCGTCCACCGGCGCCGACGCGGCGAAGCGCTCGCGCCATCCGGCGATCGCCGCGTCGTCCGCGCGCAGATACGGCACGGTGTCGCCGAGCAGCGCGTCGCCAAGTCCGAGCATCCAAGGCGCGCTCATCAGCGGAATCTCATAGTCGAACGGCTGGAGCGCGGCGACGCCGCCGCCCGCGCGATAGCCGTCGACGTGCGCGCCCAGGCTGCGCACGAGCAGATCGCCCATCTGCGGAAACGAATTCCACTCGAGCCGCCCGCCTTCGCGATGCACGCGCTCGGCGAGCGCCGGCACGAAGCGGGCGAACTGCAGCAGGTCGCCCATTCCCTGCTCGCCCCACACGAGCAGCGTCTTGCCTGCGAGCGGCTCGCCGCGCCAGCGCGGGCCGGGCAGCGCGGGCAGCTTGCCGCGCAGCTCGGGCGCGCCGCTCCAGCGCATCTCGTGCTCCGGCCAGCCGGCCGCATAGTCACCGCGCGCGAGATGAATCAGCGCGAGGTTGAAGCGATGCGACGCATTATCGGGATCGCGCTCGCTGACGCGCGCCGCGATGCGTTCGGCGTCGTCCCAGCGCTGTGCTTCCTTGTACGCCATCGCCGCGTTGTTGAGCGCGAGTGGGCTGTCGGGCGCGAGCGCGAGCGCCTTCGCCGACGCCTCGAGGGCGCCCGGCAGATCGCAGCCGCGCAGCCGCGCGATGACGAGATTGATCCACGCGTCGGGCGCCGACGGTGCGTCGGCCGCCGCCCCTTCTAGCAGCGCAAGTTCCTCCGCCGCGTCGCCTCCCGCCATTCGGACGGCAACCGCGAGGTTGTTCTTCAGCGACGGCCACGCGGGCGCGACGGCCAACACTCGTCGGTATGGCGAGATCGCATCCGCATGCCGCCCCGCATACTGCAGCGCGTAGCCGTGATTGAACGCGGCGGCGGGCGACGTCGGCGCGAGTGCGTCGTAGAGGCGCGCAAGTTCGACTGCGTCGTCCGTGCGCCCTGCGCCGACGAGCGCCATCGTCAGTTGCGGGATGGCGGCGTCGTCCACGGGATGCAGCAGGCGGGCGGCCTCGAGCCAGATCGCGCGGGCGTCGCCGCTGGCGTCGAGCGACCGGCGAAGCATCGCGACGAGCGGCGGCACGAGCGGAACATTCGGACTGGATGCGGCTGAAGACATAAGCGATCGTCACGGTGACAGCGTGGCGCACCTCGCGGCGCCGGAAGCGCTCCATCTTACCGGCTCGACATCGCCCGGGCATCTCGAAAATGCGACGAGGGCTTCGCCGCGTCGCCCGGCCGGCATGCGCGCCCGAGCGAATGCCCGACACACGATCCGTCGCGGAGCGCCCGCCGAGCGCCGTCTGCCGCGCGCTGCGTCGAACGTCATGCGCCGCACGCCGCGCGCTCGGCGCAGCGCCGCCGCGCGCCGGGACGCGGCTCACGTCCTCGACATCGCCGGCGGCAAGGAACGTGTCGAGATCGCCGGGGAATCGCGTCGACGCGCCGTGCGCGCCGCCCCGCGCAGCCGCACGTTTTCCCGCGATTTTCGCGCCCGCGAACGCGTATGGAGGGCTGCCCCACCCCGTTCCGGCCGCACCCGTCCGCCGATCCGGTAAAATTGCGTGTTTTAGCACAGACCCAAGCCGCGCGCCGCGCGAGCTGCCGGCGCGAACCTCGCTCGCGCCGGCAGCCCGAAGCAGAGCGCCCAGCGCCACGAAGGCCTCTCATGCTTACGTTTCAGCAAATCATCCTGACGCTCCAGTCCTATTGGGACAGGCAGGGTTGCGCCCTGCTCCAGCCGATCGACATGGAAGTCGGCGCCGGCACGTCGCACGTGCACACGTTCCTGCGCGCGATCGGCCCCGAGCCGTGGCGCGCCGCGTACGTGCAGCCGTCGCGCCGCCCGAAGGACGGACGCTACGGCGAGAACCCGAACCGCCTGCAGCACTACTACCAGTACCAGGTCGTGCTGAAGCCCGCGCCGGAGAACATCCTCGACCTGTACCTCGGCTCGCTGGAAGCGCTCGGCTTCGACCTGAAGCAGAACGACGTGCGCTTCGTCGAGGACGACTGGGAGAACCCGACGCTCGGCGCGTGGGGCCTCGGCTGGGAAGTCTGGCTGAACGGCATGGAAGTCACGCAGTTCACGTACTTCCAGCAAGTGGGCGGCCTCGACTGCAAGCCGGTGCTCGGCGAAATCACGTACGGCCTCGAGCGCCTCGCGATGTACCTGCAAAAGGTCGAGAACGTCTACGACCTGATCTGGACCGAGTGGGAAGAGCCGGGCCCGAACGGCCCCGAGCTGCGCCGCCTGACCTACGGCGACGTCTATCACCAGAACGAAGTCGAGCAATCGACCTACAACTTCGAGCAGGCGAACGTCGACCTGCTCTTCACGTTCTTCAACAGCTACGAAGCCGAAGCGAAGCGGATGATCGAAACGCAACTCGCGCTGCCCGCGTACGAGCTCGTGCTGAAGGCGGGCCACACGTTCAACCTGCTCGACGCGCGCGGCGCGATCTCCGTGACCGAGCGCGCCGCGTACATCGGCCGCATTCGCGCGCTGTCGCGGCTCGTCGCGCAGGCGTACTACGATTCGCGCGAGAAGCTCGGCTTCCCGATGATCGGCAACCCGGTGCCGGGCGTGCCGGGCTTGACCACCGACGCGCAGGAGGCCGCGCAGCCCGCATGGGCGCCGCCGCTGAAGGCCGAACGCAAGATCGATCAGGACTGACGAGATTCTTTACACCATGACGCAAAACCATCCCGCTTCCCTGCTCGTCGAACTGCTGACCGAAGAGCTGCCGCCGAAGGCGCTCGCGCGCCTGGGCGACGCGTTCGCCGAAGGCATCGCGCAACGTCTCGCCGCGCGCGACCTGATCGAAGGCGAGCTCGCCTTCGAACGCTACGCGACGCCGCGACGCTTGGCCGTCGTCGTGCAGAACGTGCGCGCCGTCGCGCCGGAAAAGCAGGTCCGCGAAAAAGTGCTGCCGGTGTCGGTCGCGCTCGACACGGCAGGCAAGCCGGCTGCGCCGCTCGCGAAGAAGCTCGCCGCGCTCGGCCACCCGAACCTGTCGATCGCCGATCTCGAGCGCGCGCACGACGGCAAGGCCGAAGCGTTCTTCGTCAACTACGCGGCGCCCGGCGCGACGCTCGCCGACGGCCTGCAGGCCGCGCTCGACGAAACGCTCGCGAAGCTGCCGATCCCGAAGGTGATGACCTATCAGCGCCCGGACGGCGCCGACGTCCAGTTCGTGCGCCCCGTGCACCGCCTGACCGTGCTGCACGACGAACGCATCGTGCCCGTCTCCGCATTCGGCATCGACGCGGGCGACACGACGCTCGGCCACCGCTTCCTATCGGACGGCCTCGTCGCGATCCAGCACGCAAGCGCGTACGCGGACACGCTGCGCGAGAAGGGCCGCGTGATCGCGCACTTCGCGGGCCGCAAGGACGCGATCCGCACGCAGCTCGACGCGCATGCGCAAGGCGACGAGGTCGTGATGCCGGAGGCGCTCCTCGACGAAGTGACGTCGCTCGTCGAATGGCCCGTCGTCTATCCGTGCCGCTTCGAGGACGAATTCCTGCAGGTCCCGCAGGAGTGCCTGATCCTCACGATGCAGACGAACCAGAAGTACTTCGCGCTCACCGACGCGGCGGGCAAGCTGCGCTCGCGCTTTTTGATCGTGTCGAACATCGAGACGAAGACGCCGAGCGAGATCATCGAAGGCAACGAGCGCGTCGTGCGCCCGCGCCTCGCCGACGCGAAGTTCTTCTTCGAGCAGGACAAGAAGAAACCGCTCGCCGACCGCGTGCCGCTCCTCGCGAACGTCGTTTATCACAACAAGCTCGGCTCGCAGCTCGCGCGCATCGAGCGCCTCGAGACGCTCGCGGGCGAGATCGCGCCCGCGATCGGCGCCGACGCGACGGTCGCGATCCGCGCGGCCCGTCTCGCGAAGGCCGACCTGCTGACCGACATGGTCGGCGAGTTTCCCGAGCTGCAAGGCACGATGGGCACGTACTACGCGCGCCACGACGGCGAGCCGGAAGACGTCGCGATCGCGTGCACCGAGCACTATCAGCCGCGCTTCTCCGGCGACGCGCTGCCGACGACGCCCGTCAGCACGGCGGTCGCGCTCGCCGACAAGCTCGAGACGATCGTCGGCATCTGGGGCATCGGCCTCGCGCCGACGGGCGAGAAGGATCCGTTCGCGCTGCGCCGCCACGCGCTCGGCGTGCTGCGCCTGTTGCTCGAGAAGCAGCTTCCGCTCGATCTCGTCTGGCTGCTGCGCACCGCGTACGAACGTTTCGCGGCGGTGCCGGGCGTCGTCGAATCGACCGACGCGATCTACGCGTTCTTCATCGACCGCCTGCGCGGCCTGCTGCGCGAGCGCGGCTACTCGGCGGGCGAAGTCGATGCGGTGCTGAGCCTGAACCCGACGCGCCTCGACGACATCGTCGCGCGCCTCGACGCGGTGCGCGAGTTCGCGCGCCTCGACGAAAGCGAAGCGCTCGCGGCCGCGAACAAGCGGATCGCGAACATCCTGAAGAAGTCGGAGAGCGGTGCGAACGGCGCGGTGCAGCCGACCCTCTTCGTCGAACCGGCCGAGAAGGCGCTGCACGAGCAACTCGCCGAAGTGACGCCGCGCGTGCAGTCGCAGCTCGAGGCGCGCGCGTACACGGGCGCCCTGTCCGCGCTCGCCGCGCTGCGCACGCCCGTCGACACGTTCTTCAACGACGTGATGGTCAACACCGAGGATCCCGCGCTGCGCGCGAACCGGCTCGCGCTGCTGTCCGCGCTGCATCAGCAGATGAACTGCGTCGCCGACATCTCGAAGCTCGCCGCATAAGCCAGAGGAACCACGCGATGCCGACCAGTCTCAGCAAGAAGCTCGTCATCCTCGACCGGGACGGCGTCATCAACGTCGATTCGGACGCATTCGTCAAATCTCCCGACGAGTGGGTCGCGCTGCCCGGCAGCCTCGAGGCGATCGCGCGGCTCAATCACGCGGGCTACCGCGTCGTCGTCGCGACGAACCAGTCGGGCATCGGCCGCGGCCTCTTCGACATGGCGACGCTGAACGCGATGCATTTGAAGATGCATCGCGCGGCGGCCGCGGTCGGCGGGCGGATCGACGCGGTGTTCTTCTGCCCGCACACGGCCGACGACCACTGCGACTGCCGCAAGCCGCAGCCGGGCATGATGAAGCTGATCGCCGAGCGTTTCGAGATCGATCCGGAGGACACGCCCGTCGTCGGCGATTCGCTGCGCGACCTGCTGGCAGGCGCGGCGCTCGGCTTTCGGCCGCACCTCGTGCTGACGGGCAAGGGCAAGAAGACGCTCGCTGCGGGCGGGCTGCCGGACGGCACGCGCGTGCACGACGACCTGCGCGCGTTCGCGCTCGATTTCCTTTCCGAAGATCACGAGTGATGCCGTCCCGCGCGCATCCTCCCTCACCGTAACGTCACGCCGATGCGCTTCGTCCGCTCCCTGCTGCTTTTCGTCTATTTCATCGTCTACACGGCGCTGTACGCGACCGCGTGCTTCATCGCGTTCCCGTTCCTGCGCCCGAACGCACGCTACTGGATGGCGGCCGGCTGGTGCAAGTCGACGCTCTTCGTCGCACGCTGGCTGAACGGCATCCGGTATCGCGTCGAAGGGTTCGAGAACCTGCCCGACGGTCCCGCGGTGCTGCTGCCGAAGCATCAGTCCGCGTGGGAGACGGTCGCGCTGCCCGCGCTGATGCCGAAGCCGCTTTGCTACGTGTTCAAGCGCGAGCTGCTGTACGTGCCGTTCTTCGGCTGGGCGCTCGGGATGCTGCACATGGTCCACATCAACCGCAAGGACGGCAAGAACGCGTTCGACTCGGTGATCCGCCAGGGCCGCGCACGGATGGCGGACGGCGCGTGGGTCATCATGTTTCCGGAAGGCACGCGCACGCCGGTCGGCAGCCAGGGCAAGTACAAGACGGGTGGCGCGCGCTTCGCGATCGGCGCGGGCGCGCCCGTCGTGCCGATCGCGCACAACGCGGGACGCGTGTGGCCGCGCAATTCGTTTATGAAATATCCCGGCACCGTCACGGTGTCGATCGGCAAGCCGATCGACACGCAAGGCCTCACCCCCGATCAATTGAACGAACGCGTCGAAAACTGGATCGAAGCGGAAATGCGCCGCATCGACCCGGACGCCTACCGGCACGAGCGCGACGGCGCACGCGGCGCCGACCGTGCGTCCGACGCCGCGCGTACCTGAAGTCAAGCGAGTTTCACCCATTGCGCACCGCCAAACGAAGCGAACTGATGCCGAAGCGTCCCAGGCCGCGGCCGGCCGTCGTGGCGCTCGATCACCGCCAGCTCGACCTGCCGCTCTTCGACGGGCCGGCCGCCTCGCCGTCCCCCGCTTCCCCTTCCGCCGTTCCGCCCGCTTCGTCCGTTGCGCCCGCCGCACCCGCTGCGCCACCCGACGCCGACCGCTCCCGACGCCGCACGCTCGCGCTCGACGGCCGCGTGCTCGAATACAAGCTGAAGCGCTCGGCGCGCCGCACGATCGGCTTCGCGATCGACGGCAGCGGCCTCACGATCACCGCGCCGCGCTGGGTGACGCTCGCCGACATCGAAGCGGCGATCGCCGAGAAGCGCCGCTGGATCTTCAACAAGCTCGCCGAATGGCAGACGCGAACCGAGCAGCGCGCGCTGCCGCAGATCGACTGGAAGGAAGGCGCGCAGATTCCGTATCTCGGCAAGCCCGTCAGCATCGCGCTCGCGTCGGCGAAGGGCGCGCTCTGCTTCGATGCGGCCGCCGCGACGCTCGAGCTCGGCCTGCCCGCGCACGCGAGCGAGCAGCAGATCAAGGATCGCGTGCAGGGCTGGCTGCAGAACGAGGCCAAGCGGATCTTCGGCGAGCGGCTGGCGATGTATGCGGAGAAGCTCGGCGTCACGTATTCGATGTATGCGCTGTCGTCGGCCGCGACGCGCTGGGGCAGTTGCTCGAGCGACGGCAAGATCCGCCTGAACTGGCGGCTCGTCCACTTCCCGATGTCGATCGTCGATTACGTCGTCGCGCACGAGCTGTCGCATCTGCGCGAGATGAACCATAGCCCGGCGTTCTGGCAGACGGTCGAATCGATCTTCCCGGAATTCCGCGAAGCGCGGCATACGCTGAAGCACCATCCGCCGGAGCTGCTGCCGGCGCTCTGAGCGCCGCGCGTCGATGGTGCGACCGCCCGCTCGCTGGCGATTCGGCTTGCAAACCTCGAACGGGAAACGCTCGCCGCGGCCGAGCGCCGCCGCAGCATCCGACACGGGCCGGTCTTCATCGTCACGACTGCCGGCCGACTGACGCCGGCCCGGATCGATTCAACCGGCTCGGTCTTCTTTTCCTCGCACTGCGTTCGTCCCGCATCGCACATCCGACGCATCCGCGCGACGGCATGCAGCGCATTACCCGCAGCGGCGCTCGAACCCGCGCGGCACCCGCCCGCGAACGCAACCGCGCCGCTGCGTGGCGCAGCCGAAGCCAAGCAAGATCATGGGAACGAACAACGACGCGGTACGCATGCTCGATCGCATCGCGCACCGCAGGCCGGCGCGGAGCGCCGCAGCGCCCCGCGCGGTGAGACTGCGCTCAGTGAATCTTCCGCTGAATGAACTCGATCTTGTAGCCGTCCGGATCTTCGACGAACGCGATCACCGTCGATCCGTGCTTCATCGGCCCGGCTTCGCGCGTGACCTTGCCGCCTTGCGCCTTGATCTGCTCGCACGCCTTGTACGCGTCGTCGACCTCGAGCGCGAGATGGCCGAAGCCCGTGCCGAGCTCGTACGACTTCGTGTCCCAGTTGTGGGTGAGCTCGATGACCGTGTGGTCCCGCTCGTCGCCGTAGCCGACGAACGCGAGCGTGAATTTCCCGTCCGGATAGTCGTCGCGGCGCAGCAATTTCATGCCGAGCAGCTCGGTGTAGAACTTGATCGAGCGGTCGAGATCGCCGACTCGCAGCATCGTGTGAAGCAAACGCATGATGGGTACTCCGTGGGGACTTGCTTGAACGTGCGAATGTACCAGACCCGCGCGATTCCCGCCGGCACGCGCCTCGTCCATCCGGGCAGCAGGGGCGATGCGCGGCGCGCGGCGCGATCGGTTAAGATCGTCGCGGCGGGCTCGCGATGCGTGCGCCGCAACGCTGCCTGCCGCGCTGCGCGACGACGTCCGCCCGGTCGGCGTCCCGTAACGAATCGAAGATCCGAACAACCCTCTCCGACCGCCGATCCCATCGGCCTGCGAACCGTGCGAACCCATTTCTTCGAACCGAGCCGGCCCGCCGAGCGCCCGGCCGGCGTCCCGTTCTCGGCTCACGCCGCCGTTTTCAGGAGCGCCCGATGAGCGCCGTCGCCTATGCGCCGGCGCGCCCGTCGCTCGATTTGCGCGCGATCGGCGTGATGGTTCTGCTGTGCGCGATCTGGGGCTTCCAGCAAGTCGCGATCAAGAGCGCAACGCACGCGATCCCGCCGATGCTCCAGGCCGGGCTGCGCTCAGCGATCGCGGCCATCGGCGTGTGGGCATGGGCGGGCGCGCGCGGCACGCCGCTCTTTCGCGCGGACGGCACGTTCGGCGCGGGCGTCGCCGCAGGCACGCTGTTCGCGGGCGAGTTCGTCTGCCTCTTCTTCGGCCTCACGCTGACGAGCGCCGCACGCATGGCGATCTTTCTCTACACGGCGCCGTGCTTCACCGCGCTCGGGCTGCACCTGTTCGCGCCCGGCGAGAAGATGCGCCGCACGCAATGGACGGGCGTCGCGATCGCGTTCGCGGGCATCGCCGTCGCATTCGCCGACGGCTTCGCACGGCCGGCCGCGGACGGCGCATCGGCGCTCGCCGGACTCGCGGGCGACGCGCTCGGCGTGCTCGGCGGCGTGATGTGGGCGGCGACGACGGTCGTCGTGCGCTCGACGTCGCTCGCTCGCGCGACCGCGAGCAAGACGCTGTTCTACCAGTTGACGGTGTCGTCGGCCGTGCTGCTGGGGCTCGCCGTCATGACCGGACAGACGACGCTCGCGCACGTGACGCCGCTCGCCGTCGCGAGCCTCGCGTATCAGGGCGTGATCGTCGCGTTCGCGAGCTATCTCGCGTGGTATTGGCTGCTGACGCGCTACAGCGCGGCGCGGCTTTCCGTGTTCACGTTCCTCGCGCCGCTCTTCGGCGTGAGCTTCGGCGTGCTGCTGCTCGGCGATTCGGTCGATGCGCGCTTCGGCGCGGCGGCCGTGCTCGTGCTGGCGGGCATCGGGCTCGTCAACGCGCCGCCGCGCGGCGACGGCAAGTAAGTGCATGCGGGGTTGGTCGAGAGAAATGGAGGCCGGCGCAAATCGCTGCGCCGATGGGCTGATGTGCCACCGTGCCGACGTGCTCACGCGTGGATCTGCAAGCGCGCCGACGTGTCGACGTGCATGTGCCGGCGTGCCGATACGCCAATGCGCTGATGTGTCGGCACGGATACGCCGATGCGCGCAGCGTGAGGATTGCAGGCTTCGGCCCTGAAGAAGCGTTGTCGACGGCACCGCGAAAGCCACCGCGCAGCCATGCCGTCGCCGCGCCCTGGCCCGCCACGCGGCAAGACCGCCGCGTATCGACGATCGACCGCGCATAGATCGAGAAAGCCCCTCGTCCGAGGCCAGCGCGCGGATGCATGCTTACGGCGTCGCGCCCCGCAACCGAAAAGAAGCGATGCCGGAAGCAATCCGCGCAACGACGAAGCCGCCCCAAGCGCCCCCTATCGCCGGCGCCGACCGGACAAAATCGCGCGACGCGCCCTGCCCCGTCAGCCGCCGATCAGCCGCCCGCGCGCCGCGCGCCGACCGCCTGCGCGACGCGCACGTACTCGTCGACATCGACATCTTCCGCGCGTCGCGCGAGATCGAAGCCGAGCGCATCGAAATCGACGAGATCGCGATAGCCGCCGAGCGTGTTGCGCAGCATCTTGCGGCGCTGCGAGAATGCGGCCGTCACGACTTCGCCGAGCGCCGCCGGATCGACGGTCTGCAACTCGTGCGGCGCATGCGGGATCATCCGCACGATCGCCGAATCGACCTTCGGCGGCGGCTGGAACGATTCGGGCGGCACGTCGATCAGCTTGTCCATCGTGTAGCGGTACTGAAGCATCACCGACAGCCGGCTGAACGCCTTCGTGCCCGGCTCCGCGACCATCCGCTCGACGACCTCGTTCTGCAGCATGAAATGCTGGTCGATCACGACGTGCGCGAACGACATCAGATGGAACAGCAGCGGGCTCGAAATGTTGTACGGCAGATTGCCGATGATCCGCAGCGACGGCTTGTCGCCTGGCAGGGCGAGCGAGCCGAAGTCGAACGCGAGCGCGTCGCCCGCGTGCAGCTCGAGCAGGTCGCCGAAGCGCTGCTTCAGGCGGCCGATCAGGTCGCGGTCGAGCTCGACCGCGTGCAGCGGCGAGCCGGGCGTCGCGAGCCGCGCGATCACGGGCCCCGTCAGCGCGCCGAGGCCCGGCCCGATTTCGACCATCCGCTCGCCGCGCTCGGGCCGGATCGCCGCGACGATCGCGTCGATCACGCCGTGATCGACGAGAAAGTTCTGCCCGAAGCGCTTGCGCGCGAAATGCCCTTGGTGCTGTCTGCTGTTCGACATCGAAAAATAGAAAAACGGATGACGCGAAAATTCAGCCCGCGCGCCGATGGCGCGCCATCGTCACGGCGGTATCGATCGCGGCGACGAGGCTGCCCGGATCGGCGCGGCCCGTACCGGCGAGATCGAGCGCGGTGCCGTGATCGACCGACGTGCGGATGATCGGCAGGCCGAGCGTGACGTTGATGCCCTCGCCGAACGTCGCGTACTTGAGGACCGGCAGCCCCTGGTCGTGGAACATCGCGAGCACGCAATCCGCGTGCTCGAGGTAGCGCGGCTGGAACAGCGTGTCGGCGGGATAAGGCCCGCGCGCGTCGATGCCCGCGGCCCGCGCGCGCACAAGCGCCGGCTCGATCACGTCGATTTCCTCGCGGCCGAGATAACCGTTCTCGCCCGCGTGCGGATTGAGGCCCGTCACGAGAATGCGCGGTGCGGCGAGACCGAAGCTGCGGCGCAGGTCGCGGTCGACGATCGCGAGCGTATCGGCGAGGCCGTCGATGGTCAGCGCGGCCGACACGTCCTTGAGCGGCAGGTGCGTCGTCGCGAGCGCGACGCGCAGCGGCCGCTCGCCCGTGCCCGCGAGCATCATCACGACGTGCGGCGTATGCGTGCGCTCGGCGAGATATTCGGTATGGCCGGTGAACGGCACGCCGGCATCGTTGATCGTGCTCTTTTGCAGCGGCGCGGTGACGATCGCGTCGAATGCGCCGGCGACCGCGCCGTCGATCGCCGCGTCGAGCAGATCGAGCACGTAGCGCCCGTTCGCCGGATTCAGCTTGCCCGCTTCGGCGGGTGCGGCGAGCGCGCGATGCGCGACCGCGACATGCGCGTTTGCGACATGCGCGTTTGCGACATGCGCGTCTGCGACATGCGCGTCTGCACCGCTCGCCGTCATGCGCGCCCAATCGACGCCGACCGCGGCTGCGCGCTCGGCGATCAGGCCCGCGTCGCCGAGCACCGTGAAGCGCGCGTCGGGCCAGCGCGCCGCCGCGTCGGCGAGTGCACGGGCCGTCAGCTCGGGGCCGACGCCGGCCGGCTCGCCGGTCGTGATCGCGATGCGCAGCGGCTGCGGGCTGGCGGACATGTTTCGGCTACGCGCTTATTGGACGACAGGCAGCTTGACCTGCACGTACGACGAGTCGCGCAGCTCGCGCAGCCAGTCCGAGTACGCCTGCTCGGCCTTGCGCTGGCCGATCGCCTGGCGCGCGATGTCCATCTGCTGCTGCACCGAGCCTTCCGCGTCGCGGCGGCCGAGCACCTGAATCAGGTGGTAGCCGTACTCGGTGCGCACCGGGTTGCTGACCTGGCCATCCTGCAGGCTGTTCATCGCACGCTCGAATTCCGGCACCGTCTCGCCCGGGCTGATCCAGCCGAGATCACCGCCTTGCGACGCCGAGCCGTCCTGCGAGTAGGTGCGCGCGAACTTCTCGAAATCGCCGCCCGCCTCGACCTGCCGGCGGATGTCGATCAGTTGCTGGCGCGCCTGCGATTCCGACTTGCCTTCGCCGACGCGCAACAGAATGTGGCGCACGTGCGTCTGCACGATCTTCGGCGACGCGGCCGACACGCTCTGGCTCGCGCGGCGGTCGACGAGACGCACGATCTCGAAGCCGTCCGGCACGCGGACGAGCGTCGGGTTGACCTGGCCGGGACGCAGCTTCGACACCGCGTCGACGACGTCGGACGGCAGCGACGACGGCGACTTGAAGCCGAGATCGCCGCCCTTCTTCGCATCGTCGGCTTCCGAATTGTTCTTCGCGAGCCGCTCGAAATCGACGCCTGACGCGAGCGCCTGCTGCAGCAGGCCTTCCGCCTTCTTCTGCGCGACGTCGATGTCGGCTTGCGGCGCGCTGGTCGGCGCCTTCACGAAGATGTGCTCGAGCCGCAGATCCTGCTGCGAGCCGGCGTTCGGGCCGCGCTGGCTCGCGATGTAGCTCGCGACTTCGGCGTCCGACACGGTGATCTTGCCGT harbors:
- a CDS encoding tetratricopeptide repeat protein — its product is MSSAASSPNVPLVPPLVAMLRRSLDASGDARAIWLEAARLLHPVDDAAIPQLTMALVGAGRTDDAVELARLYDALAPTSPAAAFNHGYALQYAGRHADAISPYRRVLAVAPAWPSLKNNLAVAVRMAGGDAAEELALLEGAAADAPSAPDAWINLVIARLRGCDLPGALEASAKALALAPDSPLALNNAAMAYKEAQRWDDAERIAARVSERDPDNASHRFNLALIHLARGDYAAGWPEHEMRWSGAPELRGKLPALPGPRWRGEPLAGKTLLVWGEQGMGDLLQFARFVPALAERVHREGGRLEWNSFPQMGDLLVRSLGAHVDGYRAGGGVAALQPFDYEIPLMSAPWMLGLGDALLGDTVPYLRADDAAIAGWRERFAASAPVDAAPLRVGLAWTGSLTHQRNPFRRVGLDRYAAAFGGIGGVTFHSLQPGAAADVEAARAAGFPIVDETAELSTFDDTAAYVGALDLVVSVCTSVAHLSGALGRPTWVLLDVNPHWVWQLERRDSPWYPTATLYRQRAFARWEPVMEEAARDLCEWAQRAR
- the glyQ gene encoding glycine--tRNA ligase subunit alpha, encoding MLTFQQIILTLQSYWDRQGCALLQPIDMEVGAGTSHVHTFLRAIGPEPWRAAYVQPSRRPKDGRYGENPNRLQHYYQYQVVLKPAPENILDLYLGSLEALGFDLKQNDVRFVEDDWENPTLGAWGLGWEVWLNGMEVTQFTYFQQVGGLDCKPVLGEITYGLERLAMYLQKVENVYDLIWTEWEEPGPNGPELRRLTYGDVYHQNEVEQSTYNFEQANVDLLFTFFNSYEAEAKRMIETQLALPAYELVLKAGHTFNLLDARGAISVTERAAYIGRIRALSRLVAQAYYDSREKLGFPMIGNPVPGVPGLTTDAQEAAQPAWAPPLKAERKIDQD
- the glyS gene encoding glycine--tRNA ligase subunit beta; protein product: MTQNHPASLLVELLTEELPPKALARLGDAFAEGIAQRLAARDLIEGELAFERYATPRRLAVVVQNVRAVAPEKQVREKVLPVSVALDTAGKPAAPLAKKLAALGHPNLSIADLERAHDGKAEAFFVNYAAPGATLADGLQAALDETLAKLPIPKVMTYQRPDGADVQFVRPVHRLTVLHDERIVPVSAFGIDAGDTTLGHRFLSDGLVAIQHASAYADTLREKGRVIAHFAGRKDAIRTQLDAHAQGDEVVMPEALLDEVTSLVEWPVVYPCRFEDEFLQVPQECLILTMQTNQKYFALTDAAGKLRSRFLIVSNIETKTPSEIIEGNERVVRPRLADAKFFFEQDKKKPLADRVPLLANVVYHNKLGSQLARIERLETLAGEIAPAIGADATVAIRAARLAKADLLTDMVGEFPELQGTMGTYYARHDGEPEDVAIACTEHYQPRFSGDALPTTPVSTAVALADKLETIVGIWGIGLAPTGEKDPFALRRHALGVLRLLLEKQLPLDLVWLLRTAYERFAAVPGVVESTDAIYAFFIDRLRGLLRERGYSAGEVDAVLSLNPTRLDDIVARLDAVREFARLDESEALAAANKRIANILKKSESGANGAVQPTLFVEPAEKALHEQLAEVTPRVQSQLEARAYTGALSALAALRTPVDTFFNDVMVNTEDPALRANRLALLSALHQQMNCVADISKLAA
- the gmhB gene encoding D-glycero-beta-D-manno-heptose 1,7-bisphosphate 7-phosphatase, with protein sequence MPTSLSKKLVILDRDGVINVDSDAFVKSPDEWVALPGSLEAIARLNHAGYRVVVATNQSGIGRGLFDMATLNAMHLKMHRAAAAVGGRIDAVFFCPHTADDHCDCRKPQPGMMKLIAERFEIDPEDTPVVGDSLRDLLAGAALGFRPHLVLTGKGKKTLAAGGLPDGTRVHDDLRAFALDFLSEDHE